The bacterium genome has a window encoding:
- a CDS encoding S8 family serine peptidase gives MNRTILAFILTLCGLVNATASPSKIAPALNETLIARPDSFVSAIVYLEIQADISSLDMELTRRRATRADRHRIVIEELQRTATASQTDLLSTLDSYRRTGRVAGYTPYWITNCVVVRAIPRVLEEISDRSDVQWIDVNFTVELIEPIRPARDHGGSRLDENHGVPRGIRAIRAPDVWYQLGYAGEGRLVGNLDTGVEGGHPALAARWRGNFAPAQHCWLDVLGQTSFPEDRNGHGTHVMGTMCGNSLITNDSVGVAPHAQWIACNAIDQSVGEEINNDILTGFQWFADPDGNAVTIEDVPDVIQNSWSVSARFPGYQDCFNLWNNAIINCEAAAIVVVFSAGNSGPGSQSCGSPATVAMDSVTMFAVGAVDATNDTIPPYDIATFSSRGPSDCPPGTAIKPEVCAPGVDVYSSYSSTGYDWLDGTSMAGPHVAGIVALIRQASPDAEVREIKSVLMRSAHDYGAAGEDNTYGFGFVDAYAAVSMILVGRGFVMGTVTEVPSGNPIAGALIEAVGAGRGVRTRSDGSYFITLRGDTTWTLRYSAFGYVTTEHSVAVAVGDTTLRNAQLTSSPRGTLRGTVRAGNSVPVTEALVTFISVPVNPIMTDSLGRYSAELPGDALYHVRTDYHDALADTTVELPSGQTLDVNLYLASPRAAPTMPDAYGYRAFDRLDTGYAATFDWLEIAPSLGGAGTLIELPARDSSGWVGLPFRFQYYGVGFDSLTINENGWIAGGISHDHSYFNFPIPGLAGPSAMLAPFWDNLHDGAVAEICCFSDTLRGRFVIEYSNLEFPPSSQRVTFQVQIFSPDARPTPTGDCEIVFLYRRVDVPNQSSVGIENPAETAGLQLLYNGTFDSRTWLIGPRAAVRFTTRTHGRTGTLTGRIIAHPPETDLTQATVHVGESSVSPNASGQFSANSLLTGVHRPCVTLAGFETVRAEILIGADSTSNLELRLWRLDPPRNLTATTASLPLVPLRWESPLSAVAPHGLDEFSEYVVYRNGIALTAVADTFYTDTLITTGFYSYYVVAAYDGGLSGSSNQVAVEYSSGIAEEIASLPTEFTLRPCYPNPFNPSTTVRFGMPSAAEVRIEVFDVLGRRVTTLAEETFRPGWHDVIWDCRSCPTGMYVLRLQTGEKVLLGKMLLMK, from the coding sequence ATGAACCGCACAATCCTTGCTTTCATCTTGACCCTCTGTGGGTTGGTCAATGCTACGGCCTCACCGTCCAAGATAGCTCCCGCCCTTAACGAGACATTGATCGCGCGGCCTGACTCATTCGTTTCGGCCATCGTCTATCTCGAGATTCAGGCCGACATCAGCAGTCTGGATATGGAACTGACCCGCCGGCGAGCCACCCGCGCGGATCGCCACCGTATCGTCATTGAAGAACTGCAGCGCACAGCCACCGCGAGCCAGACCGATCTACTCAGCACCCTCGATAGTTATCGCCGAACCGGACGGGTGGCAGGCTATACCCCCTACTGGATCACGAATTGTGTTGTGGTTCGGGCAATCCCACGAGTTCTGGAAGAGATCAGTGACCGGTCTGACGTACAGTGGATAGACGTGAACTTCACCGTCGAACTCATCGAACCGATCCGCCCGGCCCGTGACCACGGCGGTAGTCGTTTGGATGAGAACCATGGGGTGCCACGCGGAATCCGGGCGATTCGCGCTCCCGATGTGTGGTATCAACTTGGCTATGCGGGTGAGGGACGCTTAGTTGGAAATCTCGATACGGGAGTGGAGGGCGGCCATCCGGCCCTGGCCGCGCGCTGGCGGGGAAACTTCGCTCCGGCGCAACACTGTTGGCTGGACGTCCTCGGCCAGACGTCATTCCCGGAGGATCGCAACGGCCACGGCACGCACGTCATGGGCACTATGTGCGGGAACTCGCTCATCACCAATGACTCGGTGGGCGTTGCACCCCATGCCCAATGGATTGCCTGCAACGCCATTGACCAGAGTGTGGGCGAAGAGATCAATAACGACATCCTTACCGGATTCCAGTGGTTCGCCGATCCCGACGGCAATGCGGTCACGATTGAAGACGTACCGGACGTGATTCAGAATTCGTGGAGCGTTTCCGCGCGATTCCCCGGTTATCAGGATTGTTTCAACCTCTGGAACAACGCGATTATCAATTGCGAAGCCGCCGCAATTGTCGTCGTATTCTCCGCCGGAAACTCGGGGCCGGGTTCGCAATCCTGCGGGAGTCCGGCCACGGTAGCTATGGACTCCGTCACCATGTTCGCGGTGGGAGCGGTAGACGCCACCAACGACACCATCCCCCCCTACGACATCGCCACTTTTTCGAGTCGCGGTCCCAGCGACTGTCCACCGGGAACGGCTATCAAGCCGGAAGTCTGTGCTCCCGGAGTGGACGTGTACTCCTCCTATTCCTCGACCGGCTACGACTGGTTGGACGGCACTTCCATGGCCGGCCCGCACGTCGCGGGAATCGTGGCTTTGATCCGGCAAGCCAGTCCCGATGCGGAAGTCCGCGAGATCAAGTCCGTGCTCATGAGGTCGGCCCACGACTACGGTGCGGCAGGCGAGGACAACACCTATGGCTTCGGATTCGTGGACGCCTACGCGGCGGTTTCGATGATTCTCGTGGGGCGGGGATTTGTGATGGGCACCGTTACCGAGGTTCCCTCGGGCAATCCGATTGCCGGAGCGCTGATCGAGGCGGTCGGCGCCGGGCGGGGCGTCCGCACCCGCAGCGACGGCAGCTATTTCATAACCTTGCGGGGAGACACCACCTGGACGCTTCGCTACAGTGCATTCGGATACGTAACCACCGAGCATTCGGTTGCCGTTGCCGTGGGCGACACGACCCTTCGGAACGCGCAGCTTACCTCGTCGCCGCGCGGCACGCTTCGCGGAACGGTGCGCGCGGGCAACAGTGTTCCGGTGACGGAGGCTCTGGTGACGTTCATCAGCGTCCCCGTCAATCCCATCATGACGGATTCGCTCGGACGATATTCCGCCGAGCTACCGGGCGATGCCCTGTACCACGTGAGAACCGACTACCATGATGCGCTCGCGGACACGACCGTCGAACTTCCCAGCGGCCAGACCCTTGACGTGAATCTCTATCTTGCTTCTCCGCGCGCGGCTCCCACGATGCCCGACGCTTACGGTTATCGCGCTTTCGACCGTTTAGATACCGGCTACGCGGCCACGTTCGACTGGCTCGAAATCGCGCCTTCCCTTGGCGGAGCGGGAACGCTGATCGAGCTGCCGGCCCGCGATTCGTCGGGATGGGTAGGATTGCCGTTCCGCTTCCAATACTATGGAGTGGGATTCGACAGCCTGACCATCAATGAGAACGGCTGGATTGCGGGCGGAATCTCGCACGATCACTCGTATTTCAACTTCCCCATCCCCGGTCTGGCGGGACCCTCGGCCATGCTTGCGCCGTTCTGGGATAATCTCCATGACGGTGCCGTTGCCGAGATCTGTTGCTTCTCCGACACCCTGCGCGGGCGGTTCGTCATCGAGTATTCCAACCTCGAGTTTCCGCCGTCGTCGCAGCGTGTCACGTTTCAGGTTCAGATCTTCTCGCCCGATGCGCGGCCCACTCCCACCGGAGACTGCGAGATCGTGTTTCTCTACCGGCGGGTGGACGTTCCCAACCAGAGTAGTGTGGGAATTGAAAATCCCGCCGAAACGGCGGGACTGCAACTGCTCTACAACGGAACCTTCGATTCGCGGACGTGGCTCATCGGCCCGCGCGCCGCCGTCCGATTCACGACGCGCACGCATGGCCGGACGGGAACCCTCACCGGCCGGATCATCGCGCATCCCCCCGAGACCGATCTCACGCAGGCGACCGTGCACGTTGGAGAATCGTCCGTGAGTCCCAACGCTTCCGGCCAGTTCAGCGCCAATTCACTGCTGACCGGCGTCCATCGTCCCTGTGTGACGTTGGCGGGTTTCGAGACCGTTCGGGCGGAAATTCTGATCGGCGCCGACTCCACCAGCAATCTCGAGCTTCGTCTCTGGCGTCTCGATCCGCCGCGCAACCTGACGGCCACGACTGCCAGTCTTCCGCTCGTTCCTCTACGCTGGGAGTCTCCACTCAGCGCGGTTGCTCCGCACGGATTGGATGAGTTTTCGGAATACGTGGTCTACCGGAACGGTATAGCGCTGACCGCCGTTGCCGACACGTTCTACACCGACACGCTCATCACCACCGGTTTCTACAGCTACTACGTGGTCGCGGCCTATGACGGAGGTTTGAGCGGCTCCTCGAATCAGGTGGCCGTCGAGTACTCCAGTGGCATCGCGGAAGAAATCGCGTCATTGCCGACGGAGTTCACGCTCAGGCCCTGCTACCCGAATCCGTTCAATCCGTCCACCACCGTGCGATTCGGAATGCCGAGCGCGGCGGAGGTTCGCATCGAGGTTTTCGACGTCTTGGGTCGTCGGGTGACAACTCTGGCGGAAGAGACGTTCCGGCCGGGCTGGCACGACGTGATCTGGGATTGCCGTTCCTGCCCCACCGGGATGTACGTTTTGCGTTTGCAAACCGGCGAGAAAGTGCTGCTCGGCAAGATGCTGCTCATGAAGTGA